The Candidatus Micrarchaeia archaeon genome includes a window with the following:
- a CDS encoding UbiA family prenyltransferase: MATEKGWKITSLSPEMGGGKIPLPSARLKKSKYEKPLSRGPGLLTTLSAVLRLVRFEHALMFALSVFIAEVIASSGIPAFTLVLLISLMVPVLSEMAAFALNDLLDMRTDRINKKEGRPLVSGELTPNFALALAAVSLAGATVLSYLISMQIFILTLAINALALLYNAKLKDLPLAGNLYIAFTMGIPFLFGNLAVSPVLSAPNIFIALMGFLAGLAREIVKTCEDVEGDARARKSKTLPMLIGMKPSLWLAGIIYALFVLCSIVPFHLYLKVGIGFAVVLAADLIFGYSSLMLIFSRHRLSFLATSRKIT; this comes from the coding sequence ATGGCGACCGAAAAAGGATGGAAGATAACCAGCCTCAGCCCTGAGATGGGCGGGGGCAAAATCCCGCTTCCGAGCGCCAGGCTCAAAAAATCCAAGTACGAGAAGCCCCTCTCACGCGGGCCGGGCTTGCTCACAACCCTCTCCGCTGTCCTGAGGCTCGTGCGGTTCGAGCACGCGCTCATGTTCGCCCTCTCGGTTTTCATAGCCGAAGTGATAGCTTCCAGCGGGATTCCCGCGTTCACCCTGGTGCTCCTCATTTCCCTCATGGTCCCGGTGCTCAGCGAGATGGCCGCGTTCGCGCTCAACGATTTGCTGGACATGAGAACCGACAGGATAAACAAGAAGGAGGGGCGCCCGCTCGTGAGCGGCGAGCTCACTCCCAACTTCGCCCTCGCGCTGGCCGCGGTTTCGCTAGCAGGCGCGACCGTGCTTTCCTATTTAATCAGCATGCAGATATTCATCCTCACGCTCGCGATAAACGCGCTCGCGCTGCTGTACAACGCGAAGCTCAAGGACCTTCCGCTGGCCGGGAATCTGTACATCGCGTTCACCATGGGCATACCTTTCCTGTTCGGCAACCTCGCAGTAAGCCCGGTGCTCAGCGCGCCCAACATCTTCATAGCGCTCATGGGGTTCCTGGCAGGGCTCGCCCGCGAGATAGTGAAGACATGCGAGGACGTGGAGGGCGACGCCCGCGCCCGCAAGTCCAAGACGCTTCCGATGCTCATAGGGATGAAGCCCTCGCTCTGGCTGGCCGGAATAATTTACGCGCTTTTCGTGCTCTGCTCCATCGTGCCGTTCCACCTGTACCTGAAAGTAGGAATCGGTTTCGCAGTGGTGCTGGCCGCGGACCTCATCTTCGGGTATTCTTCGCTGATGCTGATATTCTCGAGGCACAGGCTCTCGTTCCTCGCAACGTCCAGAAAAATAAC
- the speB gene encoding agmatinase yields MFLHTYMPYAFGGIQTPLEKSRVVIIPVPYDGTTTFRAGSRDGPHAMIVASRAFEDYDMELGKELAYELGFHTTDEVEPDTGSPLGMVGRVQEAVEAALELKKFPVVFGGEHTITLGAVRAFGKRYKEFSVLQIDAHGDMRAQYENSPYNHACVMRRIREEKCVKNAVQVGVRSLCKEETEFIEKAGIGEYIYYDNKFDTKKIVSQLGENVYITVDLDGLDPSIMPAVGTPEPNGLLWEQTMGLLREVTRKKKIIGFDVNELCPLAGNPASDLVAGKLAYKLIGYSFFPK; encoded by the coding sequence ATGTTTCTTCACACATATATGCCATACGCTTTCGGGGGCATCCAGACGCCCCTGGAAAAGAGCAGGGTGGTGATAATACCGGTTCCCTACGACGGGACCACCACCTTCAGGGCCGGTTCGAGGGATGGGCCGCACGCGATGATAGTCGCGAGCAGGGCGTTCGAGGATTACGACATGGAGCTGGGCAAGGAACTTGCTTACGAATTGGGGTTTCACACCACGGACGAGGTCGAGCCTGACACCGGTTCCCCGCTTGGGATGGTGGGCAGGGTGCAGGAAGCGGTTGAGGCTGCGCTGGAATTGAAGAAATTCCCGGTTGTTTTCGGAGGCGAGCACACAATCACGCTCGGAGCGGTGAGGGCGTTCGGAAAGCGCTACAAGGAATTTTCAGTCCTTCAGATAGACGCTCACGGGGATATGAGGGCGCAGTATGAGAATTCCCCGTACAACCACGCGTGCGTGATGAGGCGCATACGGGAGGAGAAGTGCGTGAAGAACGCGGTGCAGGTCGGCGTGCGGTCGCTGTGCAAGGAGGAGACGGAATTCATAGAAAAGGCTGGGATTGGAGAATACATTTACTACGATAACAAATTTGATACGAAGAAAATAGTTTCCCAGCTCGGGGAAAACGTTTACATAACCGTGGACCTGGACGGATTGGACCCGAGCATAATGCCTGCGGTCGGGACTCCTGAGCCCAACGGGCTTTTGTGGGAGCAAACGATGGGGCTTCTCAGGGAAGTGACGCGCAAAAAAAAGATAATCGGATTTGACGTGAACGAATTGTGCCCGCTGGCCGGGAACCCTGCGAGCGACCTGGTTGCCGGGAAGCTCGCGTACAAGCTCATAGGCTACTCGTTCTTCCCAAAATGA
- a CDS encoding peptidylprolyl isomerase, translating into MVKKGDFVRIEYTGYDDAGNVFDSTSGEIAKEIHGKEGSMLIVFGFDYIVPGMADAITAMKKGEQKEFTLSPEKAFGSRDPSRLKVFSLSEFHRKEIDPYPGAIIQLETEFGTLNGLVKSVNSGRVLMDFNHPLADKNIRYNLKLCDVFESPAEKVSELVKDLDIQGTASLLGEKAVVLMKKGQPDAQVKKTRLTVAVKSTIPEIKDLEINEAEGNS; encoded by the coding sequence ATGGTCAAGAAAGGGGATTTCGTAAGGATAGAGTACACGGGCTATGACGACGCAGGCAACGTCTTCGACAGCACGAGCGGCGAGATAGCCAAGGAGATCCATGGCAAGGAGGGGAGCATGCTCATAGTGTTCGGCTTCGACTACATTGTTCCGGGCATGGCCGATGCGATAACCGCAATGAAGAAAGGAGAGCAGAAGGAGTTCACGCTTTCCCCTGAAAAGGCGTTCGGGAGCCGCGACCCGTCCAGGCTCAAGGTTTTCTCGCTCAGCGAATTCCACAGGAAGGAGATAGACCCCTACCCTGGCGCGATAATCCAGCTCGAGACCGAGTTCGGGACGCTCAACGGCCTGGTGAAAAGCGTGAACAGCGGCCGCGTGCTCATGGATTTCAACCATCCGCTGGCAGACAAGAACATCCGGTACAATCTGAAGCTCTGCGACGTTTTCGAATCGCCTGCGGAGAAAGTGAGCGAGCTTGTGAAGGACCTGGACATCCAGGGCACTGCCTCGCTCTTAGGCGAAAAGGCAGTAGTTCTAATGAAAAAGGGCCAGCCCGACGCGCAGGTGAAGAAGACCCGGCTCACGGTGGCGGTGAAGAGCACAATCCCGGAGATAAAGGACCTCGAGATAAATGAGGCCGAGGGAAATTCCTGA